From Triticum urartu cultivar G1812 chromosome 2, Tu2.1, whole genome shotgun sequence, a single genomic window includes:
- the LOC125541091 gene encoding antifungal protein ginkbilobin-like protein, translating into MASSPRAHRLLFLPLALLHLLSSCPHTASGAPNTAPLSVLCNGAVYGAGDPFAESLAYVLADLLAATPQSRARDAYSISPYPNAFAYGHAACRAGLSGADCASCLGSAVSQMNATCGHAVGARAVLVDCSVRYEQYAFVD; encoded by the coding sequence ATGGCGTCCTCACCCAGAGCGCACCGGctcctcttcctccccctcgCGCTGCTGCACCTCCTCTCCTCCTGCCCGCACACCGCCAGCGGCGCGCCCAACACGGCACCGCTCTCCGTGCTCTGCAACGGCGCGGTGTACGGCGCCGGCGACCCCTTCGCCGAGAGCCTCGCCTACGTGCTGGCCGACCTGCTGGCCGCCACGCCGCAGTCCCGCGCCCGCGACGCCTACAGCATATCCCCGTACCCGAACGCGTTCGCCTACGGCCACGCCGCGTGCCGCGCCGGCCTGTCGGGCGCGGACTGCGCGAGCTGCCTCGGCTCCGCCGTCAGCCAGATGAACGCCACCTGCGGCCACGCCGTCGGCGCGAGGGCCGTGCTCGTGGATTGCAGCGTGCGGTACGAGCAGTACGCCTTCGTGGATTAG